The following is a genomic window from Litorilinea aerophila.
TTCGTTGGTGGGTTTGTAGGCCCACTGGGTCCCCAGGGTGAAGCACGCCTCCCACGGCCCGGGGATGGCCTGGTCGGGGATGTGCTGTTCGGGCGTGGCCAGGTCGCCCCGGGTCACCACGATGTCCGGCTGGAGCTCCCAGGCCAGTTGCTTCAGCCCCTCGGCCTGGCCGTCGAAGAAAATGACGTCCACCGGGCCGTATTGGGTCAGGAGCTCCCGCACCTGGGCCTGGTTGTGGGCCATGAGCTCGGGGTTATGGCGGGGATCTGCTTCGACGCTGTCCCGGCTGATCTCATGCCCCTGGCGATGGAGCATCCAGAAGTCGTCGGGCGAAAAGTAGAAGCCGATGGCGATCCCCCAACGGCGGAAGGCCTCCACCACCTCCCGGGTTACGTCCCGGCCGAAGGGGGTGTTCAGGACGTTGAAGTCGGTGGTCTGGGTTTCAAACATGCAGAAGCCGTTGTGGTGCTTGGTGGTGAAGACCACGTAGCGCATGCCCGCCACCTTGGCCAGCCGCGCCCACTCGTCCGGGTCGAAGCGGGTGGGGTTGAAGGTGCGGGGGAGCTCGTTAAAATAGCGGTGGCAGTAGTCGGGCGAGGCGCCCACCAGGGAGTGGCTGATGACGGAGCCCAGCTGGACATCCACGCTCCAGTGGATGAAGAGGCCCAGGGCCTGATCCTGGAACCATGCCAGCCGCTCCGGGCGGTTGCCGGTTTGGGCGGCGGCCGCCTGGAAATTGCGGGCGGCGCCGGCGCTTTCCTGCACAGATGATGAAGAAGTGGACATGATGTTTCCTCAAGTGGCTGAATCGGGTATGATGGTTGGTGGATAGTAAATCCCGGGAGCTGTTCCATCAGTGTAGCCAAAGGCTGGCGCTCTGCCAAACGGCGACATAGACGAAGGAGTCTCTCATGTCGGACACTGCCACATCGGACGCTGTTTTTCCCGCGGGGCCACGGTTTCGCCACCCGTTGATCTCCTACTGGAAGTTCCGCCGGGACCCAACGGGCTTTCTCACCCGGCTGGCGCGCCAATACGGCGATGTGGTCTATTTCAAGCTGGCCGGTCGCGATACCTTCCTCCTCAGCCACCCCGATTTCGTCCGGGACGTGCTGGTCACCCACGACCGCAGCTTCATCAAGAGCCGGGGGCTTCAACAGGCCCGCTGGCTGCTGGGAAATGGCCTGTTGACCAGCGAAGGGGAGCTCCACCGCCGCCAGCGCCGCCTGATCCAGCCCCTGTTCCACCGGCAACAGATCGGGCGTTACGCTGACACCATGGCCACCTACACGGACCGCCTGACCGGCCCGGCCTGCTGGCAGGATGGCGCCATGGTGGACATTCACCAGGAGATGATGCGCCTCACCCTGGCCATCGTGGGCAAGTGTATCTTCAACCAGGATATCGAGGCAGAGGCGTCGGAGATCGGCGCCTGCATGGATATCCTGACCCGCAACTTCCAGCGGATGCTTTTACCCTTTTCCGATTGGCTCATGCGCCTGCCCACGGCAGAAAACCGGCGCATTCGTCAGGCCGCGGCCACCCTGGACCGCATTGTTCTGGGGCTGATCCAGGAGCGCCGGCAGGCTCAGGCGAATCCCGACCAGGCCGAAGACCTGCTCTCCTTGCTCCTGGCTGCCCGGGATGTAGAGGGCGATGGCGGCGGCATGGATGACCGGCAGGTGCGGGACGAGGCGCTGACCCTGCTGCTGGCCGGCCACGAGACCACCGCCAATGCCCTCACCTGGACCTGGTACCTCCTCAGCCAGTATCCCGAAGTCCAGACCCGGCTGCAGGCGGAGGTGGATCGGGTGCTGGGCGGCCGGTTGCCCACGGCGGACGACGTGGCCGCCCTGGCCTACACCCGGATGGTCTTGGCGGAGGCCATGCGTCTCTATCCGCCGGCCTGGATCATGGGCCGGGAGGCGCGCGAGGACGTGGAGATCGGCGGCTACCGGATTCCAGCCGGCTCAACCGTGCTGGTGAGCCAGTGGGTCGTCCACCGGGATCCCCGCTACTATCCGGAGCCGGAGCGCTTTGACCCCATGCGCTGGACGGCGGAAGCCCAGGCCGGGCGTCCCCGGTATGCGTACTTCCCCTTCGGCGGGGGATCCCGCATCTGCATCGGCGAGCACTTTGCCTGGCTGGAGGGGATCCTGATCCTGGCCACCGTGGCCCGGCATTGGCAACTGGAGATGGCGAGTCCGCGGCCGCCCCAGCCCCAGGCCACCATCACCCTGCGGCCCCGCCATGGCCTGCCCATGGTGCTCCGCCGCCGGGTTGAGACGCCTGTCGCCGCCCTGGCCAAGTAACCGAGCGGGGGCAGGTGCCGGGAACGAGGCCTCTCGTCGGAAACGCCAGAAGCCAGAAAAGCCAGAATCCGGCCTTGACAAGAGAGTCCCTCTTGTCTACCATGAAACGGATTTCAGGCTGTAGCATGAGGAACATCTGAACAGGTCCATCCGCTGGCGATAGCCTCACGAATCTGTCGCCAGCTCACCCCAGGGAGAGCGCCCCATGTCATCTGGCCTGCCGGCACGCATACCGACTGTCAGCCTGGATGTGAACACGCCGGTTTCCCCGCCCTACTGGGCTCTGCTGGAACGGGAGCTGCTGCGGGCCCAGACAGACGCGTGTCAGGAATTTTTTGCCCGCTATTTCGATGAACGGGGCTATCTCCGCTGCGTACCCCGATGGGGGGGCGACGACGGCCCGGACGATGCGGCCGAGAACCTGCTCAACTGGACCCTGCTTCATGCCCTGGGCGCGCCGGACGTGATCCTGGACCTCTACCGGGTGGGGTGGGAAGGTCACCTGCGCCAGTACACCGAGGCCAAAACGGTGGAGGTGCCCCTGGCCCGGGATGGCATGTACTACCGGGAATTCCCGGTCATGTTTGACTGGTTCCACCACGGCGAGGGCTTCTCGGCCTTTTTCCTCCAGGGGCTTTCCACCCCGGACGACCGCCTCCTGCGACAGCGTATGGAGCGCTACGCGGGCTTCTACATGGGGGAGGATCCCCAGGCCCCCAACTACGATCCCCAACACCGCATCATCCGGAGCCTCTTCAACGGCAGCCGGGGGCCCCTCCTGCGCAAGGCCACCGGCCTGGACTGGGCCGGCGATCCCATCGAGGTAGAGGGGCGTTTTCACCTGGGGCACGGCGAACGCAGCTACGCGGAGATGGTGGCCCACTTCAAGGATTACAACGACGTGGTGGGGGATCACCCCCTCAACCTGGCCGCCACCACCCTGGGTGTCCTGGCGTACACGCTCACCGGGGATGAAAAGTACCGGCGCTGGGCGCTGGACTACCTGGACGCCTGGGTGGAACGCACCCGGGCCAACGGCGGCATCATCCCCACCAACATCGGCCTGGACGGCACCATCGGCGGCGCCTGCGATGGCAAGTGGTACGGCGGCGTCTACGGCTGGGGCTTCACGGTGGAAGTGCCCCAAACCGGCGAACTGGCCCACCGGCCGGCCTTCCAGTCCCGCACCCACTACGCCTTTGCCAACGGCCTGCTCCTGACCGGCGACATGGGCTACATCCAGGTCTGGCGGGAGATGTACGACCGGGTCAACGCCCACGCCAGGCAGGAGGACGGGCGGATCCTCTACCCCCATATGTACGGCGACCAGGGCTGGTATGACTACACGCCCGAGCCGTTTCAGCCGGGCGCCCGGGAGGTCTACTACTGGACCATGGACCCGGCGGACCGGGAACGGGTCGCCGACGATCCCTGGTTCGCCTTCCTGGAAGGGAGGCGAACCGATTATCCCATCGAAGCCCTCCAGCGGGATCTGGCCGCGGTCCACGACAAGGTGGTGGGCATGCGCCACGACACTTCCACGCCGGATACCCGCCTCTCCGATGACATGAACCACCTCAACCCGGCCACCACGGCCGCGCTGACCGAGCTGATGCTGGGCGGGCTACCCACCGGCCGGGTGGGCTATCCCCTCCACTGCCGGCTGCGTTACTTCGACCCGGCCCGTCGCCGCGCGGGCCTGCCTGAGGACGTGGCCGCGCTGGTGGATGGCATGACGGCTGACACCACCTCGGTACAGCTGGTCAACACCAGCCAGACAGCCGCGCGCACGGTGATCGTCCAGGGCGGCGCCTATGGCGAGCATCAGATCGAGCGGGTCCAGGTGGAAGGACAGGGAGGGTTTGAAGTGGGCCACCGGGCTTTTGTGGTGCATCTGGCGCCGGGCTGTGGCACCCGGCTGACATTGTCCATGCACCGTTACGCCCATCGGCCGACCATGGGCTTCCCGTGGCCTTGAAACGAAAAACTCGAAGTCAATAAGAGCCGGATGAAGGGCATCCAAAAGAAAAGAAAGGAGACGATTTTGGCCCGGATCCTGGTGATCGACGATGAATCCGAAGTGCGAGCCGTGGTACAGGAACTGCTGGAGTCGGTGGGATACGAGGTCGAAGGCGCGCCCAACGGCAAAGTCGGGCTCCAGCTCTTCCGCAAAAAACCGGCGGATCTCATCATCGCCGACATTCTCATGCCGGAGCAGGATGGGTTGGAGACCATATTGACCCTCCTGCGGGAACGGCCGGATACCAAAATTGTGGCCATGTCGGGCGGCGGCCGCTACGGTCTGATGGACTATTTAGAAATTGCCCGCCGTTTTGGCGTGCGCCACACCATCCGAAAGCCCTTCACCCTGGAGGAGCTGGTGGAGACGGTGCAGGCGGCCTTGGGCGAACCATCGGCTGGGCCGTGAGTGGCGCGGCCGCCCGGGCCTGTGTCACTGGATTCGCTTCCCATCTCCCCTCGTTCATTCCCCCTGGCCCAGGGAGTAGCCCCGTTCGCCGTCGAAGAGGTACAGATTCTCCACCTTGATCACGTCATACCCGGCTCCATGCAGGCGTTGTAGCAACCGTAACACCTGGTCATAGGTCACCTGGTCGCTGCTGGCCATGAAACGGCAGCGCCAGTGATCGCTGCGGTAGGTTTCCGGCAGGCCTTCCGGATAGACCTTCACCCCCCGGTTGCTGATCATGCTCAGGGCCAGCCCCTCGCCGTTCAACGCCTCCAGCCGCTGTCCCAGCTCGTTGGGATCCCGCTCTCCTTCGGACCAATCCAGGAAGACGTCCACGCCCACCAGGCGCTTCTCCTGGCGGGGACTGGGCGCGACCTGCACCTGAATGCCCCCTTGCCGGTATTGGACCGGCCGCAGATAGCGGGGCTCCCGGCCCAGGCGTTCGATCACGGCCTGGGTGAAGCCTTCGGTGCCCACTTCTCGACGGCTCAGCCCCTCTCGATAGATGTCCGCGGTATGGATGCCGTCCTCCAGGGTGGTCAGCCAGGCGTTCATGATGGTGGTGGCCACCTCTGCCTCGCCCAGGTGGACCAGCATCTGGGTGGCGGCCACCAGCAGGCCGGAGGGGTTGGCCACGCCCTTGCCCGCGATATCTGGCGCGGAGCCGTGGACCGCCTCGAACATGGCCATCTCCATGCCCACGTTGGCCGAGCCGGCCAGCCCCACCGAGCCCGCGATCTGGGCGGCGATGTCCGAGAGGATGTCGCCGTACAGATTGAGGGTGACGATGACGTCGAAGCGTTCGGGCTGGGCGGCCAGCCGCGCCGCGCCGATGTCGATGATCTGGTGATCGCTGGCAATATCCGGGTATTCGGCGGCAACCTCGTTGAAGATGCGGTGGAAGAGGCCGTCGGTGTGTTTCAGGATGTTGTCCTTGGTCATGCAGGTGACCTTGCGCCGGCCATAGGCCCGGGCATATTCAAAGGCGAAGCGGATGATGCGTTCCGTGCCGGGGCGGGAGACCAGCTTCAGGGCTTCGATGGCCTCGGGCGTCTGCTGGTACTCGATGCCGGCGTAGAGATCCTCTTCGTTCTCCCGGATGATCACCAGGTCCATGCCTGGGTGGAAGGAGGCCACAAAGGGGGCGTAGGATTTGGTCTGGCGCACGTTGGCAAAAAGGCCCAGGGCCTTGCGGATGGTCACGTTGAGGCTTTTGTAGCCGCCGCCCTGGGGCGTGGTGATGGGGCCCTTGAGCAGGACCTTGTTGGCCCGGATCACATCCCAGGCCTCCGGCGGAATCCCCGAGAGGATACCCCGGCGGTAGACACTTTCACCTACTTCGATGACGTCGTAGGCCAGGGGCGCGCCGGCGGCCTGCAGGATCTCCAGGGTGGCTTCCATGATTTCCGGCCCGATGCCGTCGCCGTAGGCCACGGTGATGCGTTTCTGCTGCATGGATGAACTCCTTGGGCGTCTCATGCCCGATCTATGGCTCCAGGAGGCTTCCCCAAACCTCCATATCCAGCTCAATATCGGCCCGGTTGAGGATGTTGTCCAGCTCCGCGTCCACCGCCGGCAGGTCTGCCAGATCTTCGGTCACCAGCTCCAGATCCTGGGGCGTGGCATCGGTCACGTAGGCCCGCTCGAACATCTTGCGGGGATCCAGCCAGTAGCCGCCCACGGCAAACTTGCCCCAGCGGGTCATGAAGTAGAGGAGCACGTAGCGCCGCCCGCTGGGATGACGGTCCGCGATGCGGGAGCCGTTGACGCTGATGGGGTAAAGAAAGTCTACCCCAGAAGGCGTCCGGGCTGCGCGATAGTAGCGGAGCTCGTTGGTCCGCTTGAAACGATAGATGGCGCCGGGTGTCAACATCGCACTTACCATATCTGCCAAAATCTGGGTCGGACCCGTCCCGTTTCTACCTTGGCCTGTCCCGTCTATGATACAATAATCCCGGGCATCCCCCAACCGCACATCCTCCGCCACCATCCATCCTGTCACCAGGAGATGCACCATGCAGATCACCGATATCACCACGGAAGTCTACCGTTGGCCGCGCGCCAGGCCCATCACCAACGGCAAGCACACCTACACCCACGTCACCCTGGGCCTGGTGAAGATTGACACCGACGAGGGGGTCCAGGGCATCGGGCTGGGCGCAGGCAATTCCATCGTCCAGGCGGCCATTGAACACTTCAAACCCCACCTCCTGGGCGAAGATCCCCTGAACGTGGAGCGCCTCTGGCACAAACTGTGGGTGCCCAAACTGGTGGGGCGCCGGGGGCTGACCACCCGGGCCATCAGCGCCATCGACATTGCCCTGTGGGACCTGCGGGCCAAGGTGGCGGGCATGCCCCTCTACAAGCTGCTGGGCGGCTACCGGGACCGGGTCCCCACCTACATCGCGGGCGGCTACTACGAGGAGGGCAAGGGGCTCAAGGAGCTGGCCCAGGAGATGGCCGACAACGTGGCCATGGGGGCCCGGGCCATCAAGATGAAGGTGGGCGCGCTCTCCATCCGGGAGGACGCGGAGCGAGTCCGGGTGGTGCGGGAGACGGTAGGGCCGGATGTCAAGGTCATGGTGGACGCCAACTGCGCCTACCGGGTGCATGAGGCCATCCAACTGGCCAAACGCATCGAGGAGTACGAGCCCTACTGGTTCGAAGAGCCCATCGCGCCGGACGACTACGCCGGGCATCGCCGCCTGGCAGAAGCCACCACCATCCCCATCGCCACGGGCGAAAACGAGTACACCCGCTACGGCTTCCGGGACCTGATCCAGCAGCAGGCAGTGGCCATCCTCAACGCGGACGCGGTCATCCTGGGTGGTGTGACCGAGTTCATGAAAGTGGCCGCGCTGGCCCAGGCCTTCGACGTGGACATCGCCCCCCACGGCCCCCAGGAGATCCACGTCCACCTGGTGGCTGCCATCGCCAACGGCCTGATCCTGGAGTTCTACCGGGATACGGTGGATCCCATGTGGGGCAAGGTCTATCACCACACCCTGCGCCTCAACGACGACGGCACCGTCAGCCCGCCGGATGTGCCCGGCATCGGCATCGAACCCAACGACGAGGCCCTGGCGCCGTACCGGATCGCCTGAAGGACGCCTGTGAAATCTGTGCATCGAATGAAATCTGTGCATCGAAATAGAGGGGAACATACGAGCCATGCGTGTCGAAGAACTGGATACACCCGTTTTGACCATTGACCTGGATGCCCTGGAAGAAAACCTGGACCGCTATCAGCACTATTTCAACCAGCACGGCATCGGCCTGCGCCCCCACATCAAGACCCACAAGACCCTGGCCGTAGCCCGCATGCAGATGGACCGGGGCGCCATCGGCCTGACCTGCCAGAAGATCGGCGAGGCCGAGGTGCTGGTCTCCGGCGGCCTGGCGGTAGACATCCTCATTCCCTACAACATCATCGGCAAGCAGAAGCTGGAGCGCCTCTGCGCGCTGGCCCGCCAGACCACCATCACCGTGGCCGCGGACTCGGCCTACACGGTCAACGGCCTCTCTGAAGCCGCCAGCGCGGAAGGGGTCACCCTGGGCGTGGTGGTGGAGATCGAGACCGGCCAGGAACGCACCGGCACCATCACGCCCGAGCAGACCCTGGCCCTGGCCCAGCTCATCGACCGTTCCCCCGGCCTGGAGTTCCGGGGCATCATGGGCTTCCCCACGCCGCCTGAAACCCGTCCCCTGATCCAGGAAACCCTGGCCCTCCTGGATCGCCACGGCCTGCCCCACCCCATGGTCAGCGGCGGCAGCACCAAGTACGCGCTGCAGGCCCACCTGATCCCGGAGCTGACCGAATACCGGATCGGCGAATACCCGGTGGGGGGGTATGGCCACCTCCTGGCCGGCCGCCACACCCTGGAGCAGTGCGCGCTGCGGGTCATCGCCACCGTGGTCAGCCGACCCACCGAGGGCCGGGCCATCCTGGACGCCGGCAGCAAGACCATGAGCGCATCCACCCTGGAGACCGAACGGGGCACCAGCATTGGCTACATTGTGGAATACCCGGACGCCCATTTCTATGGCTTCTCCGAGGAACACGGCCACGTGGACGTTTCGGCCTGTGCCCGCAAGCCGGAGATCGGCGAGCGAGTCCAGGTGCTGCCGGTCCACCCATGCCCCTGCGTCAACGAGCACAACGAGATCGTAGCGGTACGCCAGGGCCGGGTGGAGGCCATCTGGCCCGTCTATGCCCGAGGTAAAATTCGATAAGGAGGGATCCATGGCTGGCCAGGGCGTTTCTCCACCGGTGGTGGATACCCATGTCCACATTTGGGCCATCGACCCACCCCGCTATCCGGTGGGGCCTACGGCGCCCGGCTGGAAGACCCTGCCCGATGAACCAGGAACGGCAGAGGAGCTCCTGGCCGAGATGGACGCCAACGGCGTGGACTGGGCTGTGCTGGTGCAGACCAGCTGGTCTACCTGGGATAACGGCTACATCGCCGATTCGGTGGCTCGCTATCCCCACCGGTTTGTTGGGCATGGGCTCATCGATCCCCAGGATCCGAACAACGCCTCCCAGGCCCGCTATTGGGTGAAGGAGCGGGGGCTGGCAGGCTTCCGCTTTCACCCCATGTACTACCCCGGGCAGAAGATCCTGCTGACGCCGGAGAACGGCCCCCTGTGGGAAGAGATCGCGGCGCTGGATGTGGTGATACAGTTTCACCTGCGCGCAGCCGATGCGGATCAGGTCGCGGCGATTGCCCGGCGCTACCCCCATCTCCGGCTGATCGTGGATCACATGGGCTATCCGGAGGTGGATGCCGGCATGGAGGCCTTTCGGCCCATCCTGGAGCTGGCCCGCTACGAAAATGTCTACATCAAGCTATCCGACATCAAGGGACGCTCCCGGCAGCCCTTCCCTTTTCCCGATGTCCATCCCTACATCCGTGCCCTGTTGGATGCCTTCGGCGCGGATCGGGCTGTCTGGGGCACCGGGTACCCAGGCCACCATCGTCTCAGGCACAACTGGCTCACCCTGGCGGATGAGCTGCGCCTGATTCGGGAAGGGCTGCCGTTCCTGTCCGAGGCGCAGCGGGAGCGGATACTCGGGGGCACGGCCGTGGAGCTTTGGGGCCTGGGCTAGGTACGCGGCCCCATCACAGCCAGATGCGTACCACCCACCCCGATGTGGCGTCGCAGTAGAGCAGATCCTGGCCGAAGATGGAGAGCCCGTGGGGTTCGGGTAGGGAGGCGGGCACGTCGATCCGGTCCAGGACGCGGCCATCGTGCAGGTCCAGCTTGACGATGGTCCGCTCACTGGTGTGGACCACCCAGATCCCGTCCGCCACCCGCACCACCCCGTGGGCCCGGCCGTAGGGCAGGGGAAGCACCTGTTGTACGCTCCAGTCGGCGATGCGCACTTTGGTGAGGGTCTGGCTCTTGAGGGTGGTGAGCCACAGCACGCCCTCTTCATAGCGGTCATACTCCAGGCCGTGGGTGCCGCCACCGCCCGGCAGGGGATAGCGGGCCAGGGTGGCGCCGCTGGCCGGATCCACCTGAAGGATTTCGCCCGTGCCTGCCTGGGCATCGGTGGGGCGGGGCAGGCGCCAGAGGGTGGCCGGGCCGTTGGCGGCCAGCCACAGCGTGCCCCCGCCGAAGGTCAGGCCGCTGGTATTGGACGACTCGGTGGGAATGTCCCGCACCAGCCGGGTCACGCCGTATTCGTTGGGGTTCTCCAGTTCGATCAGGGCCACCCGGTCGGTGATCTGGTCCACGATCCACAGACCCTCGTCGGTGACCTGGAGGCCGTTGGGGACGCTGTACGGCGCGCGAAACCACGCCTCGATCTTCCTCGCCATTGGGTTCGCTCCTTGGGATAGAAGGACGGGGGACGGACGACCGAGGACCAGGGACGAAAGACCAGGGACCGAAGACGGGCCCGGTACGGACGCGCCTCCGCCTTCGTCTTTCGTCCCTGGTCTTCCTCACGCCAGGCTGGGCACCGGCACGCCCAGACTGGCGGCTGTGGCGCAGATTTCCTCCCAGGTGGTCTCCTCCAGCGGAATTCCTTCGGCCTCCCGCTGGCGCCGGCGCTCCTCCTCGATCTCGCCGGGCACGTAAATCTTGTCCACGCCAGGCAAGGTGGGCGACGACTTGACCCACTCCACCAGGGTTTTGACTTCCCGCTTGAACTCCGCGGGGTCGATGAAGCTCTCGATCCGGATGGCCAGGGCCAGGTAGCCACTGCCTCCCCGGGTGGGCTGGGCCGCGCTACAGCCAGCCCAGGAGAGGCCGCCGGCAATGGCGTCGATCATCATGGCCAGGCCGAAGCCCTTGTAGCCGAAGGGGCCGCCCAACGGTAACATGGCCACGTCGCCATCCCGGAAGAGGTTGGGGTCGGTGACCGGGTTGCCGTGGCGGTCGATGAGCCAGCCTTCGGGCAGGGGCAGGCCCCGGGCCCGTTGCACGTCCACCTTGCCGCCGGCGGCCACGCTGGTGGTGATGTCCAGCATCAGGGGCGGGCCATCCCCCCGGGGGACGCTGATGGCGATGGGGTTCGGTGGGAGGCGCCGGGCCACGCCGCCGAAGGGCGCGGTGAAGCGTGCGCCGCCGTTGAGCATCAGGATACCGATACAGTCCTGTTCCGCGGCCATGGGCGGGAAGGCCCCCAGCCGGCCGATGTGGCCGGAGTGGTGGACGGCCACAGCGCCGAAGGTGTGCTGTTGGGCCCGCTGGATGGCCATCTCCATGGCCTGGTAGCAGAGGACGATGCCGAAGCTGCGGTTGGCGTCGATGACCAGGGAGGCGGGCGTCTCCCGCACCACCCGGTGCTGGCCCACCGGCCGCAGGTCGCCTGCCTGCAGGCTGCGCACATAGCCCGGGATGCGGATGATGCCGTGGGAGTCGTGGCCCACCAGGTTGGACTCCACCAGATGGTCGATGGCGATCTGGGCCTGGTCCGTGGGCAGCCCGGCCGCCTCGAAGATGGCGCGGCCAAAGTCTTGCATCATGGAGGGTGGTATGGTTGGCATGGGGAGCGCTCCTGTCAGGTCGCTGAAGATTGAGCGTGGATATTAAATCAGCTCATCTAAAAACTGGAGCAGCCGACTCAGTTGCTGGTGATAGATATCACGAAGCAGCAGGGCTTTCCGGTAGACGAGCATGAGCCGTTCCGGGTCGATGGTCATGGTGTAGGCGTGACGAAAGAGGTGTCGAAATCGCCGTAGCTCGTACAATGCCTCGTACATGCCGTCATCGATGACTGCAGGTCGCAGGGGAGTGAGGTCCAGCCGCATCCTATCGAGAAGTTGGGAATGCCATCGACCTCGTGGATCGAGCTGATTCTCAAAGGTCCTGGCAATATTGAGAAAGATGTTCTCAAAGGCGTTGTAGAGATTGTGCAAGCGATAGGCCAGCGTAATCTGGGCGCGTTCATCCTCCAGGACGTTTTCACCCTCCTGGAAGAGCCGATCCATGGCACTGTAGATTTCATCGATGGCCTCCAGATCCTTACGGATGCTGGCGATCAGGACCACAATCGGTTCGTTCATAGATCAGAGCTCCGTATCTCTGCACCTCGGACCGGATGGGTTCGACCAGCGGCCGCACGTCGCAGTCCCGGCCCAGCCGCTGTTCCAGTGCGCGCCAGAACCTGCTTTCGGCTTCCAACGACTGGCATTCCACGGCCAGGTCGATGTCCGAGTGGGGGCCAAAACAGCCCGGCCTGCAAATGGAGCCATACAGCCAGACCCGCTGCACCTCCGGGTGGTCGGGGGCAATCTCGGCCACGGCCCGGCGCACCTGTTCCAACCAGTACAGCCGTTCCGTTTCGAGGGCGTGGCGTCTGGCTTCGGTCCGCTCCTTGAGCCAGGCCCGGGCGATTTTGATTTGCCTTTCTGGATGTTGGGTGTCACCTGCTGCTTCCGTCATGGCCCCATTATAGCACTTCTTGCTTCCCACGCCGGGCCACCTCTCCCATGGCCAGCAACCGCTCCCCGGCCTCCCGCAGGGTCTCCAGCCGTTTGGGGAAGGCAAAGCGCACCCGACCTTCACCGTGGCCGGGTGTGGAATAGAAGCTGCCCATGGGCACCACCGCCACGCCCACTTCCCGGGTCATCCACAGGGAGAAGTCCATGGGCGCCCACCGGGCCTGGGGAATGGGCAGTTGCGTGTAGTCCGCGACGGTGTAGTAGGCCCCTTCTGGCTGGAGGGCCAGGAAGCCCGCCTCTTCCAGGTAGCCCAACATGACATCCCGCCGTCGGTGATAGTCCCGGGTCATCTCCGCGTAGTAGCTCTCTGGCAGCTCCAGCGCGGCCAGGGCCGCGGCCTGCAGGGGCGTGGGCGCGCAGATGGTCAGGTAGTCGTGCGCGCTGTGGACCGCTTTGGCCAGGGAGGTGGGGGCGATGACGTAGCCCAGCCGCCAGCCGGTGACGGCGTAGGTCTTGCCCAGGCCACTCACCGTGATGGTCCGCTCCCGCAGGGGCTCCAGGCTGCCCGGCGAAACGTGAACCCGCCCGTCGTACAGGATGCGGTCGTAGATCTCGTCGGTGATGAGCACCAGGTCGTGGCGGACCACCAGCTCTGTCAGTCCGGCCAGCTCCTCGGCATCGAAGACCCGGCCCGTGGGATTGTGGGGGGTGTTGAGGATCAGGGCGCGCGTCCGCGGGGTGATGGCCGCGGCGATGCGCTCGGGATCCAGTCGGTAGCCCGGCGGCTCCAGGGGCACCGACACCGGGGTGGCGTTGACGAAGATGGCCGCGGGGCGGAAGTTCTCGTGGGCCGGCTCGATGATGAGGATCTCGTCGCCGGGGTTGAGCACGGCCGTCTCCGCCACCACGATGCCTTCGGTCACGCCGCAGGTGACGGTGACATGGACGTCAGGATCCACGGTCCAGCCCAGACGGGCGCTGTAGATCTGGGCCAGCTTCTCCCGCAGGGGTGGATAGCCCCAGGTGACGGTATACTGGTTCAACCCCTGCTGGATGGCCTGGATGGCCGCCTGGAGCACCGGCTCCGGCGGGTCAAAGTCCGGGTAGCCCTGGCTCAGGTTGATGGCGCCGTGGGCCATAGCATGGCGGGTCATTTCCCGGATGGTGGACTCGCCGAAGCGGGCGAGGCGGGCGGCGGGCTGCATGGCACCTC
Proteins encoded in this region:
- a CDS encoding pyridoxal phosphate-dependent aminotransferase is translated as MQPAARLARFGESTIREMTRHAMAHGAINLSQGYPDFDPPEPVLQAAIQAIQQGLNQYTVTWGYPPLREKLAQIYSARLGWTVDPDVHVTVTCGVTEGIVVAETAVLNPGDEILIIEPAHENFRPAAIFVNATPVSVPLEPPGYRLDPERIAAAITPRTRALILNTPHNPTGRVFDAEELAGLTELVVRHDLVLITDEIYDRILYDGRVHVSPGSLEPLRERTITVSGLGKTYAVTGWRLGYVIAPTSLAKAVHSAHDYLTICAPTPLQAAALAALELPESYYAEMTRDYHRRRDVMLGYLEEAGFLALQPEGAYYTVADYTQLPIPQARWAPMDFSLWMTREVGVAVVPMGSFYSTPGHGEGRVRFAFPKRLETLREAGERLLAMGEVARRGKQEVL